The genome window AATATCACCTCGAAAAGTTCCATTACTCTCAGCTCTTAACCTTACTTGAATAACCGTTCCAGTTAACGTTACAGGTGCTAGATCTATAAGTGCGTCCAACCAATCGTCTGCCTGAGCAGTTTGTTGCTGACCTACAATCACACCCACATCATTAATCCATCCAGTACCGTCATTTACATCTACGTGTAAGGTACCTGTTTCACTACCAAACATATGGTACTTAAAATCTATAGCTGGGGCAGTTAATGTAGAAATATCAATCAAAGGAGATATCAATCTAGCTTCATCACCGGCTCCTCCTGAATTTGCTTCTACATAGAAAAAACTAGTGCCACTAAATGCTGCTGTAGGACCAGTACTACCAGAAGGTGTAGATCCAGCAGCATCAACATTCCAATCATAAGCAGAATCTGAATTTGCTTGCCAACAATTTTCGAGTGTAAAAGAGGTGCTTGGTGTAAATGCTTCAAAATCTGAGAAGTAAGGAGCTACAAAAGTCACACAATTAGTTGTGAAGGTAGCAGGACCTATCCAGTCACTACTTCCTGACATCCCACCACATATGGTTCTTACATACACCTCATAAGAAGATGCTGGTGTAAGGCTCGTATCTGTGATAGAAGTAGACGTTGCAGCAGTTCCTGCAGTGGTAGGCACACCTGTACCTAGTGCTTGAATAGCATATTCATACGCTCCAGCGGCAGTACCGTTTGTGTCGTTAAAAGTAATATCAACACCTACTGTAGTTACATTACTAACCACAAGCGTTTCAGGCTTACTACAAAATGCACCGCAAGTCTGTATTCTCATTAAATCAATAGCTACATCACCTCTAAAACCGCTCTCATTACCTATTTCTTCTGTACCAGTTATTTGTATATAAACTGTGGCATTACCTAAAACAGAAGCTGGAAGACTCGCTCCAACCAACACAAATGGATCTGCTTCAGCTGTTTGCAATTGGCCTGTATAAGAAAAAACACTTGTAAAAGGTCCAGTAGGAGAAGTTCCCACCGCTACGTCAACAATAGTTCCATCTTGTCCAAAAGAGTGAAAGAAGAAAGATAATTCAGCCTCATCTGTAGCATTAGTTAGATCGATTGCCGGAGAGACAACTACTGCTGGAGTAGTGTTTGTTCCAGTCGTTTCAAAAAACACATAACCAGTTCCATCTTGTGCTCCAGAAGGTCCTGTACCAGAAGATCCAGTACGTCCACTTCTACCAAAGTTCCAGTTCCCATTAGTGGATCCGGTTCCTACGTCACCAGTCCAGCTAGTTGCAGTATTTTCAAAACTGTCATCCCAAGCATAAGCGCTGTCATTATTAGGACAGCTTACTCCGTTAGGAGCATTAGGTAAGACCAAAAATGTAGCGTTTACCCACAGGCTCCAATCCTGAGTTCCGGCATCACAAATAGCTCTTACATAAACGTCATAAGATGTGGCAGATGTTAATCCAGACAAAGACACAGAAGTCGGTGCCATTTGAGTTGCGTTGGTTCCTTGACCAGTTCCAGGAGCAGTAATCACTCCCGCTACAGCATATTCTATTTCCCATTCTGTTTCAGAACCACCAGCGGCCCACGTAATATCTAGAGTAGAGTCTGTTGCGACTGCTTGTAGAGCTGATATTGCTGGACAAGAAACGGCAGTGGTAAATGAAGCGGTCACCAACTGACTAAAATCATTAGTTGATGCATCACAAATTGCTCTTATATAAACATCGTAAGTCGTATCAGGTGTTAATCCCATCAAAGATAAAGAAGTTGGTGCCATTTGTGTAGCACTAGTTCCTTGACCTGTTCCAGGTGTTGTAATAACACCTGCTACAGCATATTCTACTTCCCATTGGGTTTCAGAACCACCTGCAGTCCAAATGATGTCAAGAGTAGAACTAGTAACCGTTGCTTGAAGCGCAGTTATTACTGGACAAGAAATTGTTGTAGCTGCTGTATATGCCCCTTGCCATGTGCTAAAATCTCCCATGCCGCAATCATATCTTACATAAAAATCATAAGTTGTATTAGACATTAAATTTCCTACCGCTGCAAAACTCCCTGTGCTTCCAGTAACAGTTGTTCCACCTGCTGCTCCTTGTGCATATGGAGAAACACCATAATCAACTTCATAATTTGAGCTTGTGTTACCATTTGCATCCCATGCAAACTGAATCTCAAAAGCAGATTGAGTTATTGCAACAAAGTTAGATGGTGCTGGGCAAGACTCTGGAGTCGTAAAAGTAATAGGTCCTACAGAATTACTAATATCAGTTCCAGTAACACATACCGCTCTAACATACACATCGTAAATAGATTCACTACTTAATCCCGTCAAAGTAAATGGATTCGTTGTAACTGCCACTATAAGTCCACCGTTATTAGGAGTATAGGGACTGATACCGTATTCAATTTCCCACTCTGTTTCAGAAGCGCCATTAGTCCATGATATTACAGCCTCATTTGCTGTGACACTGGATGAAGCAGCATTTGATACAATTAAACAGGTAGGACAGGATGCATTTCCTACATAAACGTCCATCATAGACGATTGTGCAATAGGACTTTCATATACTAAAAGACCTTCAGAATCGATAAATCTAAATTGTCCATCTCCAGGTAAACTGGTAGATCGGTAATCTATATCAATAGTTGACATATCATTTACCGTTATTGTATAAATTTCTGTTACCTGCGTATTAGGCGTAGTACTTGGATTTACAATAAGATATGTTGTTACGACACCATCTATAGTGACGTCAACACCTGTGTTAGCGGTAGCATTTGCACCACTATCCCAGTCGTTACCAAAAAAATCTATTAGCTCTAGTTGATAATTGCACTGTGCTTGTGCATTAAAAGATAAAGTTAAACAGATCAAGGCAACTAGAAAAACATAAATTTGTTTCATAATGCTAATTGTTTTGAGAGTTAGTTTAAGATATTGTTAAACTAGACTTAGTTCAAGAAATAATACCATTTTAAAGCAGTTATTAATTTTATTAGAATTCAATATATACACAATCGCTTACTGCTCAGATCAATATATTATATTTATAACACATAATATTTAGAATTATTCGACATAAAAGAAGTAAAACTGATAATTATTAAGAGTAGTAAAGGGAACGTGATCTTTTTTTATGAACATTTGATAACTATATATAAGCCAAATTTAAAAAAAAATCATGTAACAATTATTTTAAGAAAAAAATGCTCCAAATAATCATCCCCGATAATGACCTGTTTTTCTGTAAAATTCGCCCTCCTTATACTTTGTAAATGTTAGTTAATTATAACACAGAAAATTGATGGAATAATAGCGCCTGTTAAATTGTTTATTTAGGGTAAATACAGATAAAGCTACAACATATGATAGCTCCTAATGCAGATTTGAAATCATTGTTAAGAAAACTAAAATCTTATATTCGATAATTGTTCAAATAATAGTGGACAATATCATTTTGTAACTATTTATAGAAAACGCTAGTTATGCAGTAGTTAAACATTCATATATCGCATAAAATTCTTTTTTTCTCCTTTGCTCATCATAGAATATGATCAAAACTATTATTATACTATTTTTTATGACTAGGCAAATGACAATAAATAAATAAACTAAAATTTAATTTATTGTCATTTTTTAACCAAACGCTAGCTTCAAAATTCTGTCCATATTTAAAATGCTTTTAGCTTTTCGCCCCTATTTTATTTTGATTTTAATCAGGTTTTTTTCGATGTAAGTATATACCTGTTTTATCGTTTCATATAAATGCTATCATCACGAACAAAATCAATTTTTCTATTCTTATAATATCTTATAGGTGTTTGTTCCATATCAAATCCACAAGATTTTAAAGACTTAAAACAAATGCTGTGTTCCACTCATAACTGCAACACACATATTATTTAGGAACTCAAAGGGGTTATTATAATTAAACTTTATAACCGGTCTATATTTTAGTAATCGTTCTAGTTCTTTTATTCTCTTGTCTGTAAGCTTCCTAAGATCTATTTTCTTAGGCAAAACCTTTTATTGACACCGGTTCTATTTTCTATAGTTCCTTTATCCTTAAATGTATAAGATCTAGTAAAATACGTTTTAACATTTAGGCCTCTGGCTATTTTATGATGGTAGGCAAATTTTTTTCTATTGTCATAAGTGATCGTTTTTATCCATGAAGAGTTAAAATTGGTCAGCCTGCTTTTCATTTTTTCATAAACCTCGTAAGCATTCTTGCTGCCTAATTTTTCCATCATGGTAATTAGAGTTATTCGATCGGTCATTACTAATGACAATGATTTATGTTCTTTCCCCTCATTAGGTCAACTTCTATATCTCCAATACGAGATCGCTCTGAGACTATATCTGGTCGATATTCAACACCACCTATTCCTGTTATAACAGCTCTGATATTTTTTACGATATTAGGCTTCCGTCTGCGCCCGATATGACGTAAGTGTTCTTATAGACTTTTATAGTCAACTTGATCGCCATGATTACTATGTTTTACAGTCCAGAATCCAATTGTATATAGTTTGATGACATAAGCAGGTCTCAGATTGTTTTGTTAACCCTGCGGATATAAGTTAGGGATTCCACTTTTCGTAAATCAACAGTCCAGCTAATTGCTTTTTTAATGCATCACTCCAAAAGCGTTTTTTAACGTTAAGATCTGTGATTGCCGGGCTTGTTTTAGGAGTCCCTAATTACTTCTCTATTTACTTTATTATAAAGGCGCTCAAGAACGGAATGGAAAGCAGTGTGGTTTACCCTATCAATCACGTGGGAACCGTACTTTTTACTTCTTTCTTAGGAGTTCTCATTTTTAAAGAAAAACTAATTCCTAAAAACTATATTGGGATTGTGGTTGCGATTGTGGCTATTGTTATGATTGCTTTCGCGAAAGCCTAACACAAAAAAAGCTCCTCGATTATGAGAAGCTTTTTTAAAGAAAATAAATTGATTTTTATTGTCTAGTAAAATCTACAAAGCCATCTACCTCTATTCTTTGAGTGGCACCATTAACATTTTGAGTAGTGTCAGAGTTAATTAGAATAACAAGATCTGTAGCAGTTAGTGTATCAATAGTAAAGTCTACATCTTGTCCAAATTGAGGGATTCCAGAACTGCTTTGATTGGAGGAAGCAACCAGATCCAAATCGGATCCGTTTAAAACATAAGTCCCAGAATCATTGACACTTATTGTTTGATCGCCTTGTGATATTCCTTGTGAAAAGATTTCAAAAGTTTGATCGCCTATAACGGTATACGTACCATCACTATTAAATGAGAGAACTGAATTTGTACTCACTAACTCCGTTGAAGCTGTAGAAGTAATAGCATTTCCCATGACAGTGACAGTGACTGTGGTATTTGTTACATAGTCATCATAGTCCCAATCTCCTACTATAGAAGCTGTCACATTCCCTCCACCAGAACCAGAACCACCTCCTGAAGTACCTCCGTTAAGACTAGGATCTAAAGGTTCTGTTTCACAAGCAATTAAGACTGTTGCTAAAAATAATAAGCCGAGGATGTTTTTCATGGTAAAGTTTAATGGTTATTTTGCTAAAATAACCCAAGCTTTCCATTTTACAAAGTTTTAAGATTGCATAAATAATTTTTTACCATTGACTGATTCTTA of Nonlabens sp. Ci31 contains these proteins:
- a CDS encoding EamA family transporter; protein product: MNSPANCFFNASLQKRFLTLRSVIAGLVLGVPNYFSIYFIIKALKNGMESSVVYPINHVGTVLFTSFLGVLIFKEKLIPKNYIGIVVAIVAIVMIAFAKA